In a genomic window of Corynebacterium lizhenjunii:
- a CDS encoding MFS transporter codes for MVAMTAAFGAWSLLLPLLPLAVLDHGGSAGLAGATTGIFMAATVVTQILTPWLLRRWGYRPVMAVSAAMLGVPALGHLLGMEPGLVLLFCALRGVGFGALTVAQSAMIAELVPLRYLGKATGTMGVFVGLSQMLFLPAGLWIQGQWSYDAAYITAACMGALGMVMCVRLPSIKPAPAQGRSKTAAVEDRATPAEDPAPPRRAATWKLVLVPALSVTTLSMSYGLIASFLPASVREIDPVTGAVLGGIMLSVVGGAAMVFRYFAGMVADRTGKPGLLSIPSQLVAFSGLALMAGTMAYHWHVGWLVVAAVLFGGAFGIIQNEALLSMFSRLPRENVSEASAVWNIFYDAGTGLGSVLLAGLVTAAGYATAYGAGALIILAGVVMTGLDFYLGAHRIAEHDNIKTRLQRMRKV; via the coding sequence ATGGTGGCCATGACCGCTGCCTTTGGCGCCTGGTCGTTGCTCCTGCCGTTGCTGCCGCTGGCCGTTCTTGACCATGGGGGCTCTGCCGGGCTAGCCGGCGCCACCACCGGAATTTTTATGGCCGCTACGGTGGTCACTCAGATTCTGACCCCCTGGCTGCTGCGACGCTGGGGTTACCGGCCGGTCATGGCGGTCTCTGCCGCCATGCTTGGCGTGCCGGCTCTGGGACACCTGCTGGGCATGGAACCTGGCCTGGTGCTGCTGTTCTGCGCGCTGCGGGGGGTGGGTTTCGGCGCTCTTACTGTGGCGCAATCCGCCATGATCGCAGAACTTGTCCCGCTGCGCTACTTGGGTAAAGCCACTGGCACTATGGGCGTGTTCGTGGGGTTGTCGCAGATGCTCTTCCTCCCAGCCGGGCTGTGGATCCAGGGCCAGTGGAGCTACGACGCCGCCTACATTACGGCTGCGTGCATGGGCGCGCTAGGAATGGTGATGTGCGTGCGCTTGCCCTCCATCAAGCCCGCCCCGGCGCAGGGGCGGAGCAAGACCGCGGCGGTAGAAGACCGCGCCACCCCGGCGGAGGATCCCGCGCCACCCCGGCGGGCGGCGACGTGGAAGCTGGTGCTGGTGCCAGCACTGTCGGTGACCACGCTGTCGATGAGTTACGGGCTCATCGCCTCCTTCTTGCCGGCCTCGGTGCGCGAGATTGATCCGGTGACTGGCGCTGTGCTGGGTGGCATCATGTTGTCTGTCGTTGGCGGGGCGGCGATGGTCTTTCGCTATTTTGCCGGTATGGTTGCGGACCGCACCGGCAAACCTGGGTTGTTGTCCATCCCCTCGCAGCTGGTGGCGTTTTCCGGTCTGGCGCTGATGGCGGGCACCATGGCCTACCACTGGCACGTAGGCTGGCTGGTTGTGGCCGCGGTCCTTTTTGGTGGCGCGTTCGGCATCATTCAAAATGAGGCCCTGCTATCAATGTTTTCGCGCCTGCCGCGGGAGAATGTCTCCGAGGCCTCCGCTGTGTGGAACATTTTCTACGACGCCGGGACAGGGCTGGGCTCTGTCCTCCTGGCGGGGTTGGTCACTGCGGCTGGCTACGCCACGGCCTACGGTGCAGGCGCGCTTATCATCCTGGCTGGCGTGGTGATGACGGGCCTGGACTTCTACCTGGGGGCGCACCGCATTGCGGAGCATGACAATATCAAGACACGTCTACAGCGAATGCGTAAGGTATAA
- the hisB gene encoding imidazoleglycerol-phosphate dehydratase HisB — translation MSTQQHPGEREATGASARIGSHQRRTSESNIEVEINLDGTGKSDIRTLLPFFDHMLTAFATHGCFDLRVRADGDIDVDAHHTVEDTAIVLGKAFAQALGTKAGITRFGSQLLPMDEALVEAVVDISGRPYFVMNGEPENLEWQIIGGHYATVINRHFFETFAAHSGVTLHVNVRYGRDPHHITEAEYKAVARALRHAVAPDGRVVGIPSTKGAL, via the coding sequence TTGAGCACACAACAACACCCAGGCGAGCGGGAGGCGACGGGGGCATCGGCAAGAATAGGCTCCCACCAGCGCCGAACCTCGGAGTCGAACATTGAAGTAGAGATCAATCTGGACGGCACCGGGAAATCTGACATTCGTACCCTTTTGCCTTTCTTTGACCACATGCTCACCGCCTTTGCCACCCACGGCTGCTTTGACCTGCGGGTGCGTGCCGATGGCGACATCGACGTCGACGCCCACCACACCGTCGAAGACACCGCGATCGTCCTGGGCAAGGCCTTCGCCCAAGCACTGGGCACCAAGGCGGGAATCACCCGCTTTGGCTCCCAACTGCTTCCCATGGATGAGGCGCTGGTGGAAGCCGTCGTAGACATCTCCGGCCGACCTTACTTCGTGATGAATGGCGAGCCGGAAAACCTGGAGTGGCAAATCATCGGCGGGCACTACGCCACCGTGATTAACCGCCACTTCTTCGAGACTTTCGCCGCCCATAGCGGGGTTACTCTCCACGTCAATGTGCGCTATGGTCGCGACCCCCACCACATTACGGAGGCCGAATACAAGGCCGTGGCGCGCGCCCTGCGCCATGCCGTTGCGCCCGACGGCCGGGTAGTTGGCATTCCTTCGACAAAGGGTGCACTCTAG
- a CDS encoding histidinol-phosphate transaminase produces the protein MAELESLPLRPELRGKSAYGAPQLQVANQLNTNENPYPPSPELIADLVREVERVASSLNRYPERDAMELRQELARYVSRQTGVEVGVENLWAANGSNEVLQQLLQAFGGPGRSALGFSPSYSMHPILAAGTQTQFIDCPRGADFRIDMNAALDAIARHRPDVVFITTPNNPTGDVTSLEDIEALVEASPGIVIVDEAYGEFSPSASAVSLVAKYPTKVVVSRTMSKAFDFAGGRLGYFVADPAFVEAVMLVRLPYHLSALSQAAALVALRHSEETLRTVAALATERDRVVASLQQLGFEVVPSESNFVFFGRFADQHAVWQRFLDQEVLIRDVSVPGYLRVTIGLVAENDAFLAAASRCTDSIMGQDQ, from the coding sequence ATGGCTGAACTTGAAAGCTTGCCCCTGCGCCCGGAGTTGCGCGGCAAAAGTGCCTATGGCGCACCCCAACTGCAGGTGGCGAATCAGCTGAATACGAATGAGAACCCCTACCCGCCGTCGCCGGAGCTGATAGCGGACTTGGTGCGCGAGGTTGAGCGGGTGGCCAGCTCACTTAACCGCTACCCGGAGCGCGATGCCATGGAGCTGCGCCAGGAGCTGGCGCGCTATGTCAGCCGCCAGACCGGCGTGGAGGTTGGCGTGGAGAACCTGTGGGCTGCCAACGGTTCCAATGAGGTACTGCAGCAGTTGTTGCAAGCCTTCGGCGGGCCGGGGCGCAGCGCGCTGGGCTTTAGCCCGTCGTATTCCATGCACCCAATTCTGGCGGCTGGAACGCAGACGCAGTTCATCGATTGCCCCCGTGGTGCGGATTTTCGCATTGACATGAACGCCGCACTAGACGCGATTGCCCGCCACCGCCCGGACGTGGTCTTTATTACCACGCCCAATAATCCCACTGGGGACGTCACCAGTCTGGAAGACATCGAGGCCCTGGTAGAGGCCAGCCCCGGGATAGTGATAGTGGATGAAGCTTACGGAGAGTTTTCCCCGTCTGCCTCCGCGGTAAGCCTGGTGGCCAAGTACCCCACCAAGGTCGTGGTCTCGCGCACTATGTCTAAGGCCTTCGACTTCGCCGGCGGGCGGTTGGGCTATTTTGTGGCCGACCCCGCCTTCGTGGAGGCTGTCATGTTGGTGCGCCTGCCGTATCACCTGTCCGCGTTATCCCAGGCAGCGGCGTTGGTGGCGCTACGCCATAGCGAGGAGACCCTCCGGACCGTAGCGGCGCTGGCCACAGAGCGCGACCGTGTGGTAGCGAGCCTGCAGCAGCTGGGCTTCGAGGTAGTACCCAGCGAGTCCAACTTCGTTTTCTTCGGTCGCTTCGCTGACCAGCACGCGGTATGGCAGCGCTTCTTGGACCAAGAGGTGCTCATCCGGGACGTTTCCGTTCCCGGATACCTGCGCGTAACCATCGGCTTAGTGGCAGAGAACGATGCCTTCTTGGCAGCCGCGAGCCGGTGCACCGATAGCATCATGGGCCAGGACCAGTAA
- the hisD gene encoding histidinol dehydrogenase, protein MMSLIDLRGQHLTPAAIRRAVPRGGTDVAAVLATVAPLVDKVKAGGAQAAVELGEQFDGVRPATLRVPAQELARAAQELDPQVRAAMDAAIARVRAVHTEQKPSSHTTTLAPGASVTEVFLPVERVGLYVPGGKAVYPSSVIMNAVPAQAAGARSLVVASPPQREFGGLPHPTILAACHILGIEEVWAVGGAQAIALLAYGDDAATELTGGQPVEPVDMITGPGNIFVTAAKRLVRGVVGTDAEAGPTEIAIVADDSANPEFVAYDLISQAEHDPMAASVLITDSAELADATRAQVSRLYPVTANAERAAEALGGRQSGIIVVDDLDAAIRVADAYAAEHLEIHTRNAREIAQRIRHAGAIFVGEYSPVPLGDYAAGSNHVLPTSGTARFSAGLSTHTFLRPVNLIEYDRQALADIAPHIIAFANAESLPAHGEAIRARCQNPNVTDSQSH, encoded by the coding sequence CTGATGTCGCTGATCGACCTGCGCGGCCAGCATCTGACACCGGCCGCCATTCGCCGTGCCGTGCCGCGCGGGGGCACAGATGTCGCTGCGGTGCTGGCTACGGTGGCGCCGCTAGTGGACAAGGTCAAAGCCGGTGGGGCGCAGGCCGCCGTGGAGCTAGGGGAGCAGTTTGATGGGGTGCGTCCGGCCACGTTGCGGGTCCCAGCCCAGGAGCTTGCCCGGGCGGCCCAGGAGCTGGACCCGCAGGTGCGTGCAGCCATGGACGCCGCGATTGCCCGGGTGCGGGCGGTGCACACGGAGCAAAAGCCGTCCTCCCACACCACCACCTTGGCCCCGGGGGCCAGCGTCACGGAGGTCTTCTTGCCGGTAGAGCGCGTGGGACTCTACGTGCCGGGAGGCAAGGCGGTGTATCCGTCCTCGGTGATTATGAACGCGGTTCCCGCGCAGGCTGCCGGAGCGCGCTCCCTGGTGGTGGCCAGCCCGCCGCAGCGGGAGTTCGGCGGCCTGCCGCACCCGACCATCTTGGCGGCGTGCCACATCCTGGGCATCGAGGAGGTGTGGGCCGTGGGCGGTGCGCAAGCGATTGCCCTGCTGGCCTATGGCGATGACGCCGCCACGGAGCTGACTGGCGGCCAGCCGGTGGAGCCGGTGGATATGATCACGGGCCCGGGCAATATCTTTGTCACCGCCGCTAAGCGCCTGGTGCGCGGGGTGGTGGGAACGGACGCAGAGGCCGGCCCCACGGAGATTGCTATTGTGGCCGATGACTCCGCCAACCCAGAGTTTGTGGCTTATGATCTGATTTCCCAGGCCGAGCATGACCCCATGGCGGCCTCCGTACTCATTACGGATTCCGCAGAGCTTGCCGATGCCACCCGGGCCCAGGTCAGCCGTTTGTATCCGGTGACTGCCAATGCCGAGCGCGCCGCCGAGGCCCTGGGTGGACGTCAGTCGGGCATCATTGTGGTCGATGACTTGGATGCCGCTATCCGCGTGGCGGATGCCTATGCTGCTGAGCACTTAGAGATTCACACCCGCAATGCCCGAGAGATCGCCCAGCGCATTCGCCATGCGGGCGCCATTTTTGTGGGGGAGTACTCCCCGGTGCCGCTGGGCGATTATGCGGCCGGTTCCAACCATGTGCTTCCCACGTCTGGCACCGCGCGCTTTAGCGCCGGCCTGTCTACGCACACCTTTCTGCGCCCGGTCAACCTGATTGAGTATGACCGGCAGGCTCTAGCAGACATTGCCCCACATATCATCGCTTTTGCTAATGCCGAGTCGCTGCCCGCGCATGGCGAAGCCATTCGGGCACGTTGCCAGAACCCCAACGTTACTGACTCCCAATCTCACTAG